A window from Gallus gallus isolate bGalGal1 chromosome 5, bGalGal1.mat.broiler.GRCg7b, whole genome shotgun sequence encodes these proteins:
- the LOC121113247 gene encoding uncharacterized protein LOC121113247 isoform X2, translated as MDEEYFTCTYRFTADLRCSFAFLICSWRWYKFYNRSFGKFIILGELLPFLDDYCSYSEDSSHHSNSNMNVTSGRRRRGVKLGEDQDMPEAVALGDTVPSENERFFLTPGKAALPARESHSDIYMAPENDFRTPVEAIAEERSAFSTFVVEPYEPSQKSGARTEAAWPQKPDCSSPMDIEPSESSAFLENSTTAALLPEWDSNVWEQIADVSSSTMYH; from the exons ATGG ATGAAGAGTACTTCACTTGTACTTACCGGTTTACAGCTGATCTGAGATGTTCCTTCGCCTTCTTAATTTGTAGTTGGAGATGGTACAAATTCTACAACAGAAGCTTTGGGAAATTCATCATTCTGGGTGAACTTCTACCT TTCTTAGATGATTACTGCAGTTACTCAGAAGACAGCTCACACCACTCAAACTCCAATATGAATGTCACTAGTGGTAGGCGTCGCAGAGGAGTTAAACTTGGAGAGGACCAGGACATGCCAGAGGCAGTAGCTTTGGGAGATACTGTCCCTTCAGAAAATGAACGTTTTTTTCTTACACCTGGAAAGGCAGCCCTGCCAGCTAGAGAGTCCCACAGTGATATCTACATGGCACcagaaaatgattttagaaCGCCAGTGGAAGCAATCGCTGAGGAGAGATCTGCTTTCTCAACATTTGTGGTGGAACCGTATGAACCATCTCAGAAGTCTGGAGCTCGTACAGAGGCAGCATGGCCCCAGAAGCCCGACTGCTCCTCACCCATGGATATCGAGCCTTCCGAATCTTCAGCATTTCTGGAGAACTCTACTACAGCTGCTTTGCTACCAGAGTGGGACAGCAACGTGTGGGAACAAATAGCAGATGTTTCCAGTTCTACCATGtaccactga
- the LOC121113247 gene encoding uncharacterized protein LOC121113247 isoform X1 produces MRSSMERECSWMCSKEYVAIAMTVTSKQALCWLLALRHLNVCPSVLSCIFNHGWRWYKFYNRSFGKFIILGELLPFLDDYCSYSEDSSHHSNSNMNVTSGRRRRGVKLGEDQDMPEAVALGDTVPSENERFFLTPGKAALPARESHSDIYMAPENDFRTPVEAIAEERSAFSTFVVEPYEPSQKSGARTEAAWPQKPDCSSPMDIEPSESSAFLENSTTAALLPEWDSNVWEQIADVSSSTMYH; encoded by the exons ATGAGATCTTCCATGGAAAGAGAATGCAGCTGGATGTGTAGTAAGGAATATGTTGCTATAGCAATGACTGTGACATCAAAACAGGCACTGTGTTGGCTCCTCGCACTCAGACACTTAAATGTGTGTCCATCGGTACTGAGTTGCATTTTCAACCATGG TTGGAGATGGTACAAATTCTACAACAGAAGCTTTGGGAAATTCATCATTCTGGGTGAACTTCTACCT TTCTTAGATGATTACTGCAGTTACTCAGAAGACAGCTCACACCACTCAAACTCCAATATGAATGTCACTAGTGGTAGGCGTCGCAGAGGAGTTAAACTTGGAGAGGACCAGGACATGCCAGAGGCAGTAGCTTTGGGAGATACTGTCCCTTCAGAAAATGAACGTTTTTTTCTTACACCTGGAAAGGCAGCCCTGCCAGCTAGAGAGTCCCACAGTGATATCTACATGGCACcagaaaatgattttagaaCGCCAGTGGAAGCAATCGCTGAGGAGAGATCTGCTTTCTCAACATTTGTGGTGGAACCGTATGAACCATCTCAGAAGTCTGGAGCTCGTACAGAGGCAGCATGGCCCCAGAAGCCCGACTGCTCCTCACCCATGGATATCGAGCCTTCCGAATCTTCAGCATTTCTGGAGAACTCTACTACAGCTGCTTTGCTACCAGAGTGGGACAGCAACGTGTGGGAACAAATAGCAGATGTTTCCAGTTCTACCATGtaccactga